TGAAGACCTCGCCGTCGGGCGAGCGCAATTTTGTCACCCTGAGCGTGACGTTCTCGACCGTGCCCGCGGCGTCCGTCGACGAGCCCAAAATCGTGAGTTCGACGAGATCACCGAACCCGTACTGTTTTTCGGCGATGATGAAGAACCCGGCCAGCAAGTCCTTGACCAGTTGCTGGGCGCCGAAACCCAGCGCGGCGCCGAGCACGGTGGCCGGGGCCACCAGTCCACGTATCGAAAGCTGCAAGATATCGGCGATCTGGACCGCGACGGCCACCGCGATGAGGACGATCGCCACCCAGGAAATCACCGCGGCCACGGCCTGGCGGTGCTTGGTCGCTTCCGAACGCACCAGCGCGTCGCTCTCGGTGAACCCCACGTCGAGACGCTCGGTCACTTTTCGCGCCGCCCAGTTGACGAACCGGGCGGCCAGTACAGCGCCGATCAGCAACAGGACGACGCGCAACCCCTTGTCGAGGATCCAGTCCCGTAGGTCGCCGCGCCACAAGTCGTGCCAGGGTTGCGCCAGGTAGGTTTCGGTTACCGCCACGACCGTGGTATCAGTCATCGCCTCGTCTGTTGCGCCACCGGATTCCGGCTTCCAGGAATCCGTCGATGTCCCCGTCCAGCACGGCAGCCGGGTTACTGACCTCGTAGTCGGTGCGTAGGTCCTTGACCATCTGGTAGGGGTGCAAAACGTAGGACCGCATCTGGTTCCCCCAGGAGCTGCCGCCGTCGCCCTTGAGCGCGTCGAGCTCAGCGCGTTCCTCTAAGCGCTTGCGCTCCAACAACTTTGCCTGAAGCACTCGCAAAGCCGACATTTTGTTCTGCAGCTGCGACTTCTCGTTCTGGCA
This Mycobacterium xenopi DNA region includes the following protein-coding sequences:
- a CDS encoding mechanosensitive ion channel family protein translates to MTDTTVVAVTETYLAQPWHDLWRGDLRDWILDKGLRVVLLLIGAVLAARFVNWAARKVTERLDVGFTESDALVRSEATKHRQAVAAVISWVAIVLIAVAVAVQIADILQLSIRGLVAPATVLGAALGFGAQQLVKDLLAGFFIIAEKQYGFGDLVELTILGSSTDAAGTVENVTLRVTKLRSPDGEVFTVPNGQIVKSVNLSKDWARAVVDIPVPTSADLGQVNEVLRQECEHARDDAVLRELLLDAPTVMGVESIGVDTVTLRLVARTLPGKQFQAGRELRVLVVRALARAGIGAANETPATVGAIVHPATAEGAEDKTQGQGR